One Roseburia rectibacter DNA window includes the following coding sequences:
- a CDS encoding D-alanine--D-alanine ligase family protein produces the protein MAKYISALQRIEAMFQSAIEISKKYEIIMVTSNENHTDNTNDYSDNSVKSEFFSDQEQNLIRQTLENIGFKVKQFFNEEDFISFISNPRENLSKYIVLNSAQKGTKIGRKSLIPSLCDLYSVKYIGSNPYIVSLCRDKYRTSCILKQHGISTPQAWLYDARYGWLNGSPENFKYPLIIKPNYESSSIGIDENNIGYYDSHFFNKVKEMSSCYRQEILLEEFIEGFEAETPVISCKDSLGFFPVGINLDFEPYMGDRILNYNNRSIDNYTFFDFSEKFPELSHELLKTAYKVIKLLSIIGFGRVDFRIKSNKMFYITDISTNPHYTLKSSYHFIFEQLGLDYKYLIACLIASSF, from the coding sequence ATGGCAAAATACATTTCTGCGTTACAGCGGATCGAAGCTATGTTTCAATCCGCAATAGAAATTTCTAAGAAATATGAAATAATCATGGTTACCAGTAACGAAAATCATACTGATAATACGAATGATTATTCTGATAACTCAGTTAAGTCTGAGTTTTTTTCTGACCAAGAGCAAAATCTCATCCGTCAGACGCTAGAAAATATTGGATTTAAAGTGAAACAATTTTTTAATGAGGAAGATTTTATAAGTTTCATTTCGAACCCACGAGAAAATCTTTCAAAATATATTGTTTTAAATTCGGCTCAAAAAGGAACAAAAATTGGCAGGAAATCCTTAATTCCTTCCTTATGTGATTTATATAGTGTTAAGTATATTGGTTCTAATCCGTATATTGTTAGCTTGTGTAGAGATAAGTACCGCACTAGTTGTATTCTTAAACAACATGGAATAAGTACTCCACAAGCATGGCTATATGATGCTCGTTATGGATGGTTAAATGGATCACCAGAGAATTTCAAATATCCTTTAATTATTAAGCCTAATTATGAATCATCTAGTATCGGAATAGATGAGAATAATATAGGTTATTATGATTCACATTTTTTTAATAAAGTAAAAGAAATGAGTTCGTGTTACCGCCAAGAAATTTTGTTGGAAGAATTTATAGAAGGTTTTGAGGCGGAGACTCCTGTTATTAGTTGCAAGGATTCATTAGGATTTTTTCCAGTTGGAATCAATTTAGACTTTGAACCATATATGGGAGATAGAATTTTAAATTATAATAATCGCTCTATTGATAATTACACTTTTTTTGATTTTTCAGAAAAATTTCCAGAGTTGTCACATGAACTATTGAAGACTGCTTATAAAGTAATAAAGTTACTAAGTATAATAGGGTTTGGACGTGTGGATTTTCGCATTAAGTCAAATAAAATGTTTTATATTACGGATATTTCCACTAATCCGCATTACACACTCAAAAGCAGTTATCATTTTATTTTTGAACAATTGGGATTGGATTATAAATATTTGATTGCCTGCCTAATTGCATCATCATTTTAG
- a CDS encoding tyrosine-type recombinase/integrase, whose protein sequence is MLLKEEINKYLNYCKFQKELDDKTIKAYKADLEQFITVIGENNPDKEMLNAYLVYLHRMYKQKTVKRKIASVKALFHYLEEEELIEINPFHKVKTKFREEVILPKIIPRDIIEQLLNHLYKERSIKEYSEWRKKIILRDIAVVETLFSTGLRISELCHLQNKYVDLKNGVLCIQGKGGKERYLQIGNNDVLSILNAYKKYFEDEIKKQGYFFVNRYGNALSEQSARSMIHKYAGEIQADINITPHMFRHSFATYLMEEDVNIRYIQKMLGHASITTTQIYTYVTTEKEKEILQTRHPRNKINIGEKFDNLVY, encoded by the coding sequence ATGCTTTTAAAAGAAGAAATCAATAAATATTTGAATTATTGTAAATTTCAAAAGGAACTTGATGATAAGACAATAAAGGCATATAAGGCGGATTTGGAACAGTTTATTACAGTAATAGGAGAAAATAATCCAGATAAAGAAATGCTGAATGCATATCTTGTATACCTTCACCGTATGTATAAGCAAAAAACAGTCAAGAGAAAAATTGCCAGCGTGAAGGCACTGTTTCATTATTTAGAGGAAGAAGAACTGATAGAGATAAATCCATTCCATAAAGTAAAGACAAAGTTTCGGGAGGAAGTGATTTTACCCAAAATTATTCCGAGAGATATTATAGAGCAGTTGCTGAATCATCTTTATAAGGAAAGAAGTATTAAAGAATATTCAGAGTGGCGTAAAAAAATCATTTTAAGAGATATCGCAGTAGTGGAGACGCTTTTTTCTACAGGGCTGCGCATCTCGGAATTGTGCCATTTGCAAAATAAATATGTAGACTTAAAAAACGGTGTGTTATGTATTCAGGGCAAGGGAGGAAAGGAGCGATATCTTCAAATAGGAAATAATGACGTACTGTCTATACTGAATGCCTACAAAAAGTACTTTGAAGATGAGATAAAGAAGCAGGGATATTTTTTTGTCAATCGTTATGGAAATGCGCTGTCTGAGCAATCAGCCAGGAGCATGATACATAAATATGCCGGTGAAATTCAGGCAGATATAAATATTACACCGCATATGTTCCGGCATTCCTTTGCGACCTATCTGATGGAGGAGGACGTGAATATCAGATACATACAAAAAATGCTGGGACATGCTTCGATTACCACAACGCAGATATATACATATGTAACGACTGAGAAGGAAAAAGAGATACTGCAGACAAGACATCCGAGAAATAAGATAAATATAGGAGAAAAATTCGATAATTTGGTATATTAA
- a CDS encoding sigma factor-like helix-turn-helix DNA-binding protein, which yields MNEALRTLTDEETAIIHALFYQEISEVELAKKLGIARTTLQSRKYKILEKLRKLL from the coding sequence TTGAACGAAGCCTTACGTACACTTACAGACGAGGAGACAGCTATCATTCATGCCCTGTTCTACCAGGAGATCAGTGAGGTGGAACTGGCGAAAAAATTAGGAATAGCCAGAACAACCTTACAGTCACGAAAATATAAGATTTTAGAGAAATTGAGAAAATTATTGTAA